The DNA window TTCACAGGCGCGCTGCACTTCGAAGGATTCGTTGATGCCTGCGACGGCCTGTTTGGCGGGCACACGCGGGAGCGGCGCCTGGAGATCATGCGCATGAAGAATGTCGGCTCCTACGCCGTGGCGGGAGGGGCGCTTCTTCTCATAATCAAGTTTTCGGCGATAGCGTCGCTGGCGGTAGGGTGGGATCGCTTCTGGATCATCGTGCTGTTCCCGGCAATGTCGCGCTGGGGCATGGCGCTCGTGCTGAACCTGTTCCCGTACGCACGTGCTGAGGGGCTGGGCTCCGCATTTCGCAGCAATAAATCTTTCATCTATATGGTGGCCGCCGGTCTCATAGCCTTGGCGATAGCTATTGTATTCGGATGGATTGGCGGCATAGTGCTGCTGTTCACAGCCAAGCTGGTTGCGCTGCTAATGGGGTGGGGTATCTCGCGCATGCTCGGCGGCCTCACTGGCGATACCTACGGCGCAATCAATGAGATGACCGAGGTCGCAGTTCTCATTGTGGCCATAGCCATTGTTCCGCATTTGGCGATACAACCGATATGGCAGGCGGTGATGTGATGCTGGAGCATCTGTGGATGGACGCCGCCGCGCTGGCCCTGGCTCTAGCGTGGGACCTGGCTCTGGGCGACCCGCCGAACGCGATACACCCCGTTGCAGGTATCGGCAAAATAATCGGACTTCTGGAGCGCATAGCTCCGAAGGCAAATCGAGTGGCGCAATTCATATATGGCTTATTCGTCGCGCTGATTCTCCCCGCCGTGTTTACCGCCGGAGCGTACTTTCTGGCCCAGTGGCTCAAAGAGGTGTGGGTTCCTTTATATATCGTCGTCGTAGCGATACTCCTGAAGATGTGCTTCTCGATACGCGGCCTGCAAATCAGCGCCAACGACGTGCGTATCAGTCTGGAAAAGAGCGATTCCCCGGAAGCTGCCAAGAACCTGTCCGCAATGGTCAGCCGCGATACAAAACAGTTGACTCCGGAGCAGTCGGCATCGGCGGCTATCGAGTCCGTGGCGGAGAACACAACGGACAGCTTCGTAGCGCCGTGGTTATATTTTGCGATATTCGGGCTGGCGGGAGCGGTTGCATATAGAACAGTGAACACGCTGGATGCGATGATCGGCTATCACGGAAAATACGAATATCTGGGCAAGGCCTCGGCGCGGCTGGACGATCTGCTGAACCTGGTTCCGGCGCGCATCGCTGCGCTCATGATAGCCGCGGTGAGCCTGTTTACAAAAGACAATATAAAACATTCATTGAAGACCCTATTTAAAGAGGGGCATCACACAGAAAGCCCCAACGCGGGGCTGACCATGGCGGCAATGGCCGGGGCGCTGGGCGTTAAGCTGGAGAAGGCGGGGCATTATGTGCTCGGGGCGGGGTTGAGGCCGCCTACGCCCGCCGATATTACGAGGTCGATTCGAATCATGAAATGGGTCGCCGCTTGCGGCGTATTGCTGGCATTCATATTGATATCAATTCATCACACATTCTTCGACTGTGTTTGACATAAGTTGGCGGGCTTGATTAATCAAGCCCCTACACAAATTACTTTAAGGGGTGAGATTGCCTAACCAGCGGGTACAAACCGATGAAAAGATATAAAATGACGAATAAAAAAAATAAATCGATGCCGAGGCCGGTGCACGGCAGCATCACACCGGCGGAACTGCGCGAACTGGGATTAAGCATCGATGACGTCATCGATTTCAGCTCCAATATCAACCCGCTCGGGATGCCTTCGCACATGAAGGAATCTATAGCCGATACCGACATATCGCGCTACCCCGACCCGGATTGTCTGGAACTGCGGGAAGCCATATCTAGTAAAACAGGCATGGACGTGGCGTCGATTCTCGTAGGCAACGGCTCGACAGAGATTATCCATCTTATCGCGCGAACATTTCTGAAGAAGGACGGCGATGCGGTTATTTTGTCGCCAACGTATGGCGAGTACGAGACGGCTTGCCGACTGGCCGGGGTTGAGCCTGTATTTATCAAAGCTGAAGAGAAGAACCAATTTCGCTGGAGCATCCCGAGCGTATGCAAGCGAATAGATTCGATTAAGCCTCGCATCGTCTTTCTGTGCAATCCGAATAATCCCACAGGCGTCCTGCTGAAAAGTGCCGATGTCGTGAAAATCGCCGCGTCAGCAGCTCCCGGCCTGCTTATAATCGACGAGGCGTATATGCCCTTTGCAGACGATTCGTGGGATGCCACTTCACTGCTCGAAAAAGGAAATGTCGTCGTCATGCGCTCAATGACCAAGGACTACGCGGTGGCGGGTATACGTCTCGGCTACATTATTGCGTCATCGGATGTGATCGAGAGATTGAAATGCTATCAGCCGTTCTGGAGTGTCAACGCCATCGCGCAGGCTCTGGGCCTCGAAGCAGTCAACGACGACAAGCATATCGTGAAGGCAAAGAAGGTTGTCGTAAAGGCTAGATCATACCTTTTAAAGTCGATCGAAGATACAGGTTTAGATGTAATTCCAACCAGCACCAACTTCATTCTGATACAAGTCGGCGATGCGAAAGCCGTGCGGCGTGAACTGCTGAAATACGGGATCTGCGTGCGTGACTGCACCTCATTCGGATTGCCGCAATACATTCGCATAGTAGCACAGCCGCTGCCCGCATGCCGTAAGTTCGTCGAGGCATTGCGTTTGGTAATAAATGAAAGAATCGGGAAATAGGAGTCGATTTATGGAACAGGCATTCGTATCATGGAGCGGGGGCAAGGACGGGTGTATGGCGCTCCATCTGGCATCCAGCAAAGGCCTTAAGATTCGCTACCTGCTGAACATGGTGACCGAGGACGGCAAGTCTTCGTGGAGCCACGGCATGGCGGCAAAATGGCTCGATATGCAGTCCAAAGCTATCGGCATACCGCTGGTGCAAAAAAGGACGAAGCATGCCGACTACGAGGCCGCGTTCAAACAAACTATGGTCAAGTTCAAGAGCGAGGGCATAACAGCCGGAGTTTTCGGCGACATAGATTTTAACGCGCATAAAGAATGGATCGACAGGGTCTGCGCCGCGGGCGGCATCACGCCTCATCTGCCGCTGTGGCTGATGGACCAGGATAAGATAATGAAGGACTTCGTCGATCTCGGGTTCAAAACGGTGGTGGTGTCGGCCGACGCCGAGCTCCTGGGCGAAAGCTGGGCCGGGCGCGTCATCGACCGCGAATTCATATCCGATCTCAAAAAGCTCAAGAACATCACTCCGTGCGGCGAATCCGGCGAGTACCACACGCTGGTCATCGACGGTCCCATTTTTAAGAAGCGGTTGGAAATAGTCGAGGCCAACAAGGTTCTAAAGGATAAGCGCTGGTTCTACGAGATAACAAAGTGCGAGTTAAGGCCTAAGAGGAAAGAGTAGTGACAGCTAAAGTTCTCATGATACAGGGCACGGGCTCTTCGGTAGGTAAGAGCATACTCGTAGCCGCGTTGTGCCGCATATTCCGGCAGGACGGCTTCAGTGTCGCTCCATATAAATCGCAGAACATGTCGCTGAACTCGTACGTGACGCGCGACGGCGGCGAGATGGGCCGGGCGCAAGTGGTACAAGCGGAGGCGGCGGGCATCGAGCCGTCGGTTGATATGAACCCGATTCTATTGAAGCCCGAGGCTGATGCCAGAAGCCAGGTGGTGCTGATGGGCAAGCCGTGGAAGACCGTTCCCGCCGGCGAATACTACCTCCAGACGACAGAATTGCTCAAAGCCGCCGAGGAATCGTTGAACCGGTTGCGCTCGCAATACGACATCGTAGTCATCGAGGGTGCGGGAAGCCCGGCGGAGATCAACCTCAAGCGGCGCGAGATCGTGAATATGCGCATCGCGAAGATGGCCGACGCGCCGGTGCTGCTGGTAGGAGATATCGACAAGGGAGGCGTATTCGCGCAGCTGGTGGGGACGCTGGCACTGCTAGACGAGGACGAGAAGCGATACGTCAAAGGCTTCATCATCAACAAATTCCGCGGCGACGTATCCTTGCTCAAACCCGGCCTCGATGAGCTTGAGGGCATCACGTCTCTGCCTGTCGTCGGCGTCGTTCCATACTACCACGACATCTTCATCGACGAGGAGGACTCGGTGCGCCGCGACACGCCGGAAAATACATCGACCGATATAGATATCACCGTCGTCCATTTTCCGCATATATCGAACTCGACCGACTTCGAGCCGCTGCAGTGTGAGCAGGGCGTTACCGTGCGCTACATAAGACATGTAAAAGACATCGGTCATCCCGATTTAATTATCCTGCCCGGCAGCAAGAGCACCATTTCTGACCTTGAACGTATCAAGAATACCGGTATCGCCGACGACATCGTGCGCAGCGCAAATTCAGGTGTTCCGATAATCGGCATTTGCGGCGGTTTCCAGATGCTGGGCAGAAGGATCAAGGACCCCTATCACACCGAGTCAGAACATAATTCAATTGAAGGGCTGGGATTGCTCGATGTTGTAACGACGTTCGCTAAACGCAAGACCACGTGGCAGGTGCGTGCCGTCTGCAACAGCAAGCGCGGTATCCTCGGCGATATCAGGGGCGAGATAATAAGCGGATACGAGATACATATGGGACGGACGCTCGCCGATAACGTTTCGCCTGCTTTCAGAATTACACAGCGCGGTGAACGAAGGTCGAACCATCTGGATGGCGCGACGAACGGCGACGGCAGCATCGTCGGCACATACATACACGGCCTTTTCGAGAACGAATCTATAAGGCGATGCCTGTTATCGAACCTGCGCAGAGCAAAAGGAGTCGACGGCGATACACGGACATTCACACTTTCCAAAGGTTCGGAATACGACAAGTTAGCGGACCACGTTCGGAACAGCCTGGATATGGATATGGTCTACAAGATCGCAGGTATAAATAGACCATCGAAACAGAGGTGCAGGAAACTTCCTGCCAGGGGAACTGGGGGTGTCCCCCAGATTTAGGTTTCCCCCAAGATTGGGGGATATAGGGGGTTGAGAGTCTTAACCCTCTAAAAGAAGGAAATAGGAAAATGAATAAGCATTTAGTTCTCATCCTCGGCGGCGTGCGCAGCGGCAAGAGTAGCTACGCCCAGAAGCTTGCTAGCGAATTCGGAGATCGCATCCTGTTTCTGGCTACAGCCGAGGCCGGGGATGAAGAGATGAAGAGCCGTATCGCCAGACATAAGTCGTCGCGCCCTGAGTCCTGGCACACCATAGAGGAGCCTCTCGACATATCCTCGGCGCTGCTCAGTGAAACTGGAAATACCGACGTTGTTATCGTCGACTGCATAACGGTCTGGCTCAGCAACTTGCTGATGCGCGATGAGAAGCTGAGCGAGCAAGAAATGACAGATGCGGTAGATGGGCTGATTTACTCATACGCGCAAGGGGAGGCGACCTATATCATCGTCAGCGGCGAGGTGGGGATGGGCATAGTGCCAGAGCATCCGCTGGGGCGTGTCTTCCGCGACTATCTGGGACTGGCCAACCAGCGCCTGGCGGGGAAGGCCGACCGGGTGGTACTGATGGTGGCGGGGATACCCGTGGACGTGAAGAAATAGCGCCATTTTCTTGATTTGTCTAGTATAATATAGCAATCATGAAATCCAACCCGCAGAAAAAAGTTGCTATCGGTGCTCTGGTTGCGGCGTTCATCGGGCTGTTCCTCATGTTCGGCCCGATAGGCTTCGGGTGGCTGGACGGCTTCGGCGGAGGCTTTGCGCTGGCGGCGTTCGGGCTCCTCATCATGATAACCGGTATCGTCACCGCAGTATTATTCTTCAGGCTGGCAAAACGCTACGACCGCATACTCTCCGATAAAAATCCCCTGGCGCGCTGGACATACTCCGACGAAGAATGGCGCGCGTATACCAAGGCCGACTACAAGATAGACAGGAAAAACAGGTGGACTCTGGTGGGTATCATATCGGCATTCGCCATATTCTTCGGCATACTATTCGCCGTCGTTGATCCCGAGGCCGGGATATATGTGCTGTATACCATGCTCGGACTCATCGCGCTCGTATCGCTGACAGCCTTCCTCACCTCGCGGCAGAACTATAGACGCAATGTTAAGCACAAAGGCGAAGCGCTGATCGCAGGGGACGGCATCATATTGAACGGACAGCTTCACGCATGGAACGTCATCGGCAGCAGACTCGATCGAGTAGATTATTTAGAAGAAACGCCGCCGATGGTCGAGTTCGAGTATTCGGCGCCCTCGCGCAACGGGCGCGACAGCTATACGGTGCGCGTCCCGATACCGTCAGGGCAGGAAAAGAGCGCTCAAGATATAGTTCAATTCTTTAAGGATGCGTTGGGACAGTCCGGCCTTGATAGAACCAATTAGACAATCGATTATTCGTCGTATATTGCGCTTGTCGCGCCTACATGTTGTATAATCTATTCCATCATCGGAGGTAAACATGGCGGTTGATATCGGGCGGGGCAAGGGAACAGCGGAAGTCACTATCGATTACGAGCACTGCAACTCGTGCGGACTGTGCGTCAAGGTATGCAAGGGCGCGCCGCTGTATATGGAAGACAGGAATGTCTGTATCGATCAGTCGCGGGTATTCGGCTGCATAGCCTGCGGCCAGTGCGTCTGCGTCTGCCCGCTGGACTGCATCACAGTAAAAGGCCGCGACTTTTCCTTGGACGATTTAATTGCCGTGCCGGCCAAGGAGAGCAAAGCGACCTACACCCAGCTTCTGGCCCTCATGTCGGCCCGCCGCAGCGTGCGCAACTTCAAGGAGCGCGAAGTGGAGCGCCACGTTGTCGAGAACATAGTCGCGGCCGCGTCCACAGCTCCCATGGGCATCCCTCCGTCTGATGTCGGTATCCTAGTGTTCCAGGGACGCGATAAGGTCAAGGACTTCCGCAAAGACCTGCTGAATGCGCTCAAATCCTGGAAACGCATGATGTCCCCGGCGATGATGGCAGGGATGCGACCCTTCGTCGGCAAAGAGAATTACAGTTCATTTAAGGACTTCGTTGTGCCGGCCATCGACGCCTATATAGAGATGGATAAGAAGGGCGAGGACTGGTTCTTCTACGATGCTCCATTGGCACTTTATTTCTACGGCGGGGCCAACGCCGATCCGGCGGACCCGTACATAGCCGCCACGTACGCCATGCTGGCGGCGGAATCGCTGGGGCTGGGGAGTTGCATGCTGGGATTCACCGGATACGCGATGAAGTACAGCAAGAAGCTCAAGAGTAAATACAAGCTATCGAACAGGATTCAGCCGGGCATCTGCGTGATATTCGGCTATCCCGCTTTCAATTATCAGAAGGCTTTGCGCCGGCGCTTCGCCGAAGTACGGGTTATGTAATAATAACTATCCCCAATCGATCAACGGCCCACGAGTAACACCTATATTATTTTATTTAAAATTATGCTACAATTCTTTTATAAGAGGTATGTGTTTTGCCTAATCGAATCAAGAGAGTAGTACTTCCCTTTGCGGCATTAGTCGGACAGCAGGATCTACAGCTAGCACTTCTACTTAATGCTATAAACCCCGCTCTGATGGGAGTCCTTGTGACGGGAGAAAAGGGCACAGGGAAATCGACCGCGGTAAGGGCGCTAGCCGACCTTCTGCCGGATATAGAAGTTGTAAGATGCCGGTTCAACTGCAGCCCCAATAACCCGTCCCTGCAATGCAATATCTGCCACGATAAGTTTCTCAAGGGCGAGAAGCTCGACACGGTTACTCGAAAGACGAAGGTGGTTGAGCTTCCGCTGGGCGCCACGGAAGACAGAGTCGTAGGCACAATCGATATCGAGAAAGCTTTGGGTGAAGGGATAAAAGCCCTGCAGCCCGGCATACTGGCCGAGGTCAACCAGGGCATCCTTTATATCGATGAAGTTAACCTCCTCGACGATCACCTTGTGGACGTCCTCCTCGATTCAGCCGCGATGGGCGTGAACACCGTAGAGAGGGAAGGCATTTCCATATCGCACCCGTCAAGGTTCATCCTGGTGGGGACCATGAATCCGGAGGAGGGGGAGATACGCCCGCAGCTGCTGGATAGATTCGGCCTTTCGGTAAACGTCAAAGGACTCAAAAACCCGAAGGAAAGAATGAAAATCATAAAGCTTGTGGAGGATTTCGAACAGCATCCCGAATCGGTTGCGAG is part of the Dehalococcoidia bacterium genome and encodes:
- the cobS gene encoding adenosylcobinamide-GDP ribazoletransferase — protein: MNFLSALGFLTIIPVGKRYKEGRSLAGSSVYFPLVGLVLGLLVAGIDFGLGRFLPNLLISAVTVAALVLFTGALHFEGFVDACDGLFGGHTRERRLEIMRMKNVGSYAVAGGALLLIIKFSAIASLAVGWDRFWIIVLFPAMSRWGMALVLNLFPYARAEGLGSAFRSNKSFIYMVAAGLIALAIAIVFGWIGGIVLLFTAKLVALLMGWGISRMLGGLTGDTYGAINEMTEVAVLIVAIAIVPHLAIQPIWQAVM
- a CDS encoding cobalamin biosynthesis protein, which codes for MAGGDVMLEHLWMDAAALALALAWDLALGDPPNAIHPVAGIGKIIGLLERIAPKANRVAQFIYGLFVALILPAVFTAGAYFLAQWLKEVWVPLYIVVVAILLKMCFSIRGLQISANDVRISLEKSDSPEAAKNLSAMVSRDTKQLTPEQSASAAIESVAENTTDSFVAPWLYFAIFGLAGAVAYRTVNTLDAMIGYHGKYEYLGKASARLDDLLNLVPARIAALMIAAVSLFTKDNIKHSLKTLFKEGHHTESPNAGLTMAAMAGALGVKLEKAGHYVLGAGLRPPTPADITRSIRIMKWVAACGVLLAFILISIHHTFFDCV
- a CDS encoding histidinol-phosphate transaminase; translation: MKRYKMTNKKNKSMPRPVHGSITPAELRELGLSIDDVIDFSSNINPLGMPSHMKESIADTDISRYPDPDCLELREAISSKTGMDVASILVGNGSTEIIHLIARTFLKKDGDAVILSPTYGEYETACRLAGVEPVFIKAEEKNQFRWSIPSVCKRIDSIKPRIVFLCNPNNPTGVLLKSADVVKIAASAAPGLLIIDEAYMPFADDSWDATSLLEKGNVVVMRSMTKDYAVAGIRLGYIIASSDVIERLKCYQPFWSVNAIAQALGLEAVNDDKHIVKAKKVVVKARSYLLKSIEDTGLDVIPTSTNFILIQVGDAKAVRRELLKYGICVRDCTSFGLPQYIRIVAQPLPACRKFVEALRLVINERIGK
- a CDS encoding diphthine--ammonia ligase — translated: MEQAFVSWSGGKDGCMALHLASSKGLKIRYLLNMVTEDGKSSWSHGMAAKWLDMQSKAIGIPLVQKRTKHADYEAAFKQTMVKFKSEGITAGVFGDIDFNAHKEWIDRVCAAGGITPHLPLWLMDQDKIMKDFVDLGFKTVVVSADAELLGESWAGRVIDREFISDLKKLKNITPCGESGEYHTLVIDGPIFKKRLEIVEANKVLKDKRWFYEITKCELRPKRKE
- a CDS encoding cobyric acid synthase, whose translation is MIQGTGSSVGKSILVAALCRIFRQDGFSVAPYKSQNMSLNSYVTRDGGEMGRAQVVQAEAAGIEPSVDMNPILLKPEADARSQVVLMGKPWKTVPAGEYYLQTTELLKAAEESLNRLRSQYDIVVIEGAGSPAEINLKRREIVNMRIAKMADAPVLLVGDIDKGGVFAQLVGTLALLDEDEKRYVKGFIINKFRGDVSLLKPGLDELEGITSLPVVGVVPYYHDIFIDEEDSVRRDTPENTSTDIDITVVHFPHISNSTDFEPLQCEQGVTVRYIRHVKDIGHPDLIILPGSKSTISDLERIKNTGIADDIVRSANSGVPIIGICGGFQMLGRRIKDPYHTESEHNSIEGLGLLDVVTTFAKRKTTWQVRAVCNSKRGILGDIRGEIISGYEIHMGRTLADNVSPAFRITQRGERRSNHLDGATNGDGSIVGTYIHGLFENESIRRCLLSNLRRAKGVDGDTRTFTLSKGSEYDKLADHVRNSLDMDMVYKIAGINRPSKQRCRKLPARGTGGVPQI
- the cobU gene encoding bifunctional adenosylcobinamide kinase/adenosylcobinamide-phosphate guanylyltransferase, giving the protein MNKHLVLILGGVRSGKSSYAQKLASEFGDRILFLATAEAGDEEMKSRIARHKSSRPESWHTIEEPLDISSALLSETGNTDVVIVDCITVWLSNLLMRDEKLSEQEMTDAVDGLIYSYAQGEATYIIVSGEVGMGIVPEHPLGRVFRDYLGLANQRLAGKADRVVLMVAGIPVDVKK
- a CDS encoding nitroreductase family protein — its product is MAVDIGRGKGTAEVTIDYEHCNSCGLCVKVCKGAPLYMEDRNVCIDQSRVFGCIACGQCVCVCPLDCITVKGRDFSLDDLIAVPAKESKATYTQLLALMSARRSVRNFKEREVERHVVENIVAAASTAPMGIPPSDVGILVFQGRDKVKDFRKDLLNALKSWKRMMSPAMMAGMRPFVGKENYSSFKDFVVPAIDAYIEMDKKGEDWFFYDAPLALYFYGGANADPADPYIAATYAMLAAESLGLGSCMLGFTGYAMKYSKKLKSKYKLSNRIQPGICVIFGYPAFNYQKALRRRFAEVRVM
- a CDS encoding ATP-binding protein, encoding MTGEKGTGKSTAVRALADLLPDIEVVRCRFNCSPNNPSLQCNICHDKFLKGEKLDTVTRKTKVVELPLGATEDRVVGTIDIEKALGEGIKALQPGILAEVNQGILYIDEVNLLDDHLVDVLLDSAAMGVNTVEREGISISHPSRFILVGTMNPEEGEIRPQLLDRFGLSVNVKGLKNPKERMKIIKLVEDFEQHPESVARNYDNEQAELRQRILNARDLLSQVEIPADIFTTIINICIEFEVHGHRADFLIARTAKTIAAYNQRTTVNEEDVVKASELVLPHRMRRLPFEEPQPVTDKVKRIVSQRKTVTPVVSGESRGVGRGEVAEVRLVSPVDSQPRIVNEDLDIAKKKSSP